A window from Dioscorea cayenensis subsp. rotundata cultivar TDr96_F1 chromosome 10, TDr96_F1_v2_PseudoChromosome.rev07_lg8_w22 25.fasta, whole genome shotgun sequence encodes these proteins:
- the LOC120270474 gene encoding transcription termination factor MTERF5, chloroplastic, with amino-acid sequence MDLDQIKTIVRRFPSFAYYSLDRKIKPLVDFLLELGVPRPDIPAILYKRPQLCGISLSENLKPMMTYLEGLGIDKNQWAKVIYRFPALLTYSRQKVKATIDYLHELGISDKNIGKILTRCPHIISYSVDDKLRPTAEYFDSLGINVSSLIIRCPQTFGLNIEASLKPVTEFFIERGYSIEEISTMVLRYGALYTFSIVDNLLPKWKYFLTMDYPRSELVKFPHYFGYSLEERIKPRYRRVKECGVRLVLNQVLSYSDTEFEKILKRKMVKQFGEH; translated from the coding sequence ATGGACCTTGACCAGATAAAAACAATAGTTCGCAGGTTTCCATCCTTTGCTTATTACAGTTTGGACCGGAAAATAAAACCTCTGGTTGATTTCCTGCTTGAATTAGGTGTACCACGTCCCGACATCCCTGCTATCCTCTACAAAAGGCCTCAGTTATGTGGCATTAGCCTTTCGGAGAATCTGAAGCCAATGATGACTTACCTTGAGGGCTTAGGCATTGATAAAAATCAGTGGGCAAAGGTAATTTATCGGTTTCCTGCACTCCTCACTTACAGCAGACAGAAAGTGAAAGCAACAATTGACTACCTCCATGAATTAGGCATCTCAGATAAGAACATAGGAAAGATCTTAACACGCTGCCCGCACATTATAAGTTATAGTGTGGATGATAAGCTCAGGCCAACAGCCGAATACTTTGATTCGTTAGGCATCAATGTATCATCACTCATCATCCGGTGTCCACAAACATTCGGTCTAAACATTGAAGCAAGTTTAAAGCCAGTTACTGAATTTTTCATTGAGAGAGGTTACAGTATAGAAGAGATTAGCACAATGGTATTGCGATATGGAGCATTGTACACTTTCAGCATTGTCGATAATTTGTTACCGAAGTGGAAATATTTTTTGACAATGGATTATCCAAGATCAGAGCTTGTGAAATTTCCGCATTATTTTGGTTACAGTCTTGAGGAGAGAATAAAGCCTAGATACCGACGAGTGAAGGAATGCGGTGTGAGGCTTGTACTGAATCAAGTGCTCTCATATTCAGATACTGAGTTTGAGAAGATACTGAAGAGGAAAATGGTTAAACAATTTGGAGAGCACTAA